From a region of the Kaistia sp. 32K genome:
- a CDS encoding MacB family efflux pump subunit, whose translation MHAPPAAEPLIHLTALRREFPSGEETIAVLKDVDLSIRAGEMVAIVGASGSGKSTLMNILGCLDRPSSGSYRISGRETSSLQPDELAALRREHFGFIFQRYHLLAELTALGNVEIPAVYAGQTPHDRQVRAAALLGRLGMADRTDHRPGQLSGGQQQRVSIARALMNGANVILADEPTGALDKHSGEEVLRILEELHAEGKTVIIVTHDMAVAARAERIIEISDGVIVSDTRKAQDDAPARRETSPPADRKRRGFGAVLDRAGEALRMALLSMRAHKLRTFLTMLGIIIGIASVVSVVALGEGSRQKVLENISGLGTNTLEIFAGKDFGDMRSGKITTLVVADATELSKQPYVAAVTPTVSTSSSVRFGSTEASALVNGVSEQYFAAKGTTLAAGQFFDAGSVRSMAQDVVIDENTRKALFSDFDGSPVGQVILIGQVPARIVGVAKPQQGGFGSSQNLSLFLPYTTVQARFLGSTSLRSITVRVSDDVAMDLAEKAVTTFLTQRHGTKDFFILNTDDIRQTITATTQTLTLLIASIAVISLIVGGIGVMNIMLVSVSERVSEIGVRMAVGARQGDILQQFLIEAVLVCLIGGLVGIGTALGFGVLFGALSSNFSLIYSTTSIVVAFFCSSLIGVVFGYLPARSASQLDPVVALSKG comes from the coding sequence ATGCATGCCCCTCCGGCCGCCGAGCCCCTGATCCACCTGACCGCGCTCCGCCGCGAGTTCCCCTCGGGCGAAGAGACGATCGCCGTCCTGAAGGATGTCGATCTCTCGATCCGGGCCGGCGAGATGGTGGCGATCGTCGGCGCCTCGGGGTCGGGCAAGTCGACGCTGATGAACATTCTCGGCTGCCTCGACCGGCCGTCCTCCGGCAGCTACCGCATCTCCGGCCGCGAGACGTCCTCGCTGCAGCCGGACGAGCTGGCGGCGCTCCGCCGCGAGCATTTCGGCTTCATCTTCCAGCGCTATCACCTGCTGGCGGAGCTGACCGCGCTCGGCAATGTTGAGATCCCGGCCGTCTATGCCGGCCAGACGCCGCATGACCGCCAGGTAAGAGCCGCCGCGCTGCTGGGTCGCCTCGGCATGGCCGACCGCACCGACCATCGGCCCGGCCAGCTTTCCGGCGGCCAGCAGCAGCGCGTCTCGATCGCGCGCGCCCTGATGAACGGCGCCAACGTCATCCTCGCCGACGAGCCGACCGGCGCGCTCGACAAGCACAGCGGCGAGGAAGTGCTCCGCATCCTCGAAGAGCTGCATGCCGAGGGCAAGACCGTCATCATCGTCACGCACGACATGGCGGTGGCGGCGCGCGCCGAGCGGATCATCGAGATCAGCGACGGCGTCATCGTCTCCGATACGCGCAAGGCCCAGGACGACGCCCCGGCGCGCCGCGAAACCAGCCCGCCGGCCGACCGCAAGCGTCGCGGCTTCGGCGCCGTCCTCGACCGCGCCGGCGAAGCGCTGCGCATGGCGCTGCTGTCGATGCGCGCCCACAAGCTGCGCACTTTCCTGACGATGCTCGGCATCATCATCGGCATCGCCTCGGTGGTCAGCGTCGTCGCGCTCGGCGAAGGTTCCCGGCAGAAGGTGCTCGAAAACATCTCCGGTCTCGGAACCAACACGCTGGAGATCTTCGCCGGCAAGGATTTCGGCGACATGCGATCGGGCAAGATCACGACACTGGTCGTCGCGGATGCGACCGAGCTCTCCAAGCAGCCCTATGTCGCCGCCGTGACGCCGACGGTGTCGACCTCGAGCAGCGTCCGCTTCGGCTCGACCGAGGCGAGCGCGCTCGTCAACGGCGTCAGCGAGCAGTATTTCGCCGCCAAGGGCACGACGCTCGCCGCCGGACAGTTCTTCGACGCCGGCAGCGTCCGCTCGATGGCGCAGGACGTCGTCATCGACGAGAACACGCGCAAGGCGCTGTTTTCGGATTTTGACGGCAGCCCGGTCGGACAGGTCATCCTGATCGGCCAGGTGCCGGCCCGGATCGTCGGCGTCGCCAAGCCGCAGCAGGGCGGCTTCGGCTCCAGCCAGAACCTGTCGCTGTTCCTGCCCTACACCACCGTCCAGGCCCGTTTCCTCGGCAGCACGTCGCTGCGCAGCATCACCGTGCGGGTCAGCGATGACGTGGCGATGGACCTCGCCGAGAAGGCGGTCACGACCTTCCTGACCCAGCGCCACGGCACCAAGGACTTCTTCATCCTCAATACGGATGACATCCGCCAGACGATTACCGCCACTACCCAGACGCTCACCCTCTTAATCGCCTCGATCGCCGTCATCTCGCTGATCGTCGGCGGCATCGGCGTCATGAACATCATGCTGGTCTCGGTATCGGAACGGGTCTCGGAGATCGGCGTGCGCATGGCCGTCGGCGCCCGGCAGGGCGACATCCTGCAGCAATTCCTGATCGAGGCCGTCCTCGTCTGCCTGATCGGCGGACTGGTCGGCATCGGCACGGCACTCGGCTTCGGCGTGCTCTTCGGCGCGCTGAGTTCCAACTTCAGCCTGATCTATTCGACCACCTCAATCGTCGTCGCCTTCTTCTGCTCCAGCCTGATCGGGGTCGTGTTCGGCTATCTGCCGGCGAGAAGCGCCTCGCAGCTCGATCCGGTCGTCGCGCTTTCGAAGGGTTGA
- a CDS encoding glycosyltransferase, whose protein sequence is MFRDRFPVASATEPSRDDPAEPDASRSVIYVINTLSRGGAEHGLATLLENGFLRDCNLIVFVFSRGDGVLRQRIVDLVGEKRLVEVTPGARLTLAGMLRGVVELARLIRRVRPKVVILSLKQANIVGRSVLMFNRRVRCVAFEHIARLERQPSVHLYRFVLRALSFRVDEVWADCPTTLRRTRSHYPWPRPRREKVVPLFIASSTPVKRDYRIDGVVQLVMAGRLIRRKRFDVAIDALAELKARGIDARCTIFGTGPAGAAILARAEAANVAERLCLAGFVDRWWRDALQHDIFLQTSEEEGFCLVAAEAMMVGLPMITTVVGGLNDYSTDDVNAVHVPIGRPEALSEAVRQLAGDEARRRRLGQTAAADIAAGYSVQAAQRVYREIGAGLFAPAPLRI, encoded by the coding sequence ATGTTTCGGGATCGCTTCCCCGTCGCGTCAGCGACAGAACCCAGTCGAGACGATCCGGCCGAACCGGATGCATCGCGATCCGTCATCTACGTCATCAACACGCTGTCCCGGGGCGGCGCGGAGCATGGTCTCGCGACCCTCCTGGAAAACGGCTTCCTGCGCGACTGCAACCTGATCGTCTTCGTCTTCAGCCGCGGCGATGGCGTGTTGCGTCAGCGCATCGTCGATCTCGTCGGCGAAAAGAGGCTGGTCGAAGTCACGCCCGGAGCCCGGCTTACCCTGGCGGGGATGCTGCGCGGCGTGGTCGAGCTCGCCCGGTTGATCCGCCGGGTCCGGCCGAAGGTTGTCATCCTGTCGCTGAAGCAGGCCAATATCGTCGGCCGGTCGGTGCTGATGTTCAACCGCCGGGTCCGCTGCGTCGCCTTCGAGCATATCGCCCGGCTGGAACGCCAGCCATCCGTTCATCTCTATCGCTTCGTCCTGCGGGCGCTGTCGTTTCGGGTCGACGAGGTCTGGGCCGATTGCCCGACGACACTCCGCCGGACGCGCAGCCACTATCCCTGGCCTCGCCCGCGTCGCGAGAAGGTCGTGCCCCTCTTCATCGCCTCCTCTACGCCGGTGAAACGCGACTATCGGATCGATGGAGTCGTCCAACTGGTGATGGCCGGGCGGTTGATCCGGCGCAAGCGCTTCGACGTCGCCATCGACGCGCTGGCCGAGCTCAAGGCACGCGGCATCGACGCGCGCTGCACGATCTTCGGCACCGGCCCGGCCGGGGCGGCGATCCTCGCCAGGGCGGAGGCGGCCAATGTCGCCGAGCGGCTCTGCCTCGCCGGCTTCGTCGATCGATGGTGGCGCGATGCGCTCCAGCACGACATCTTCCTGCAGACCAGCGAGGAGGAGGGGTTCTGCCTCGTCGCGGCCGAGGCGATGATGGTCGGCCTGCCGATGATCACCACCGTGGTCGGCGGGCTGAACGACTATTCCACCGACGACGTCAACGCCGTGCATGTTCCCATCGGTCGGCCCGAGGCGCTTTCGGAAGCCGTTCGGCAGCTCGCAGGCGACGAGGCGCGCCGGCGCCGGCTCGGGCAGACGGCTGCTGCCGATATCGCCGCAGGCTATTCGGTGCAGGCGGCGCAGCGGGTCTATCGCGAGATCGGCGCCGGCCTGTTCGCCCCGGCGCCGCTCCGGATCTGA
- a CDS encoding nucleoside-diphosphate sugar epimerase/dehydratase has protein sequence MVEDKLAVRDLPPNLIGAANGAANLDGEVGALARPDRIRDVVAGRFNRLKENLAYRRVRSRAATIVKSVLRNKRLYVIDLALAGLALVLAVVLRLGPSEVIATPEQVKALAFMTIAFGVICIVTFPVAGLYKRNWKYASILDYLILVRATFVASLILMACLFFYSRLAFVPRSTIAIEVMTLVSFLAATRLCFRQQDLKSLLPSFRSGAVLASDAQVPVLLVGAGDEADLYLRALQRDRTSSYLPVGFLDSASAEDGTMLRGVPVLGTMEDFEAVLADLETRGQRPRHLIFTAPLSSLDAAAAEKLIERADRRGLAVSRLNPVTELRNPRLTNEFELRPIELTDLLERPQIALDTEAMRRFIYGRSVLVTGAGGSIGSELTRQVAALGPSRLFVVDSCEFNLYSIDLELAERFPNLPRAAHLCDVRDPARVNELFGRHRPELVFHAAALKHVPMVELNPCEGALTNVCGTMNVAQAAKRWGALGMVQVSTDKVVNSTSVMGATKRLAELFCQALDLEGMREEGSPRFMTVRFGNVLGSSGSLIPLFKNQLARGGPLTVTHPEMKRFFMTIREAVELTLQASAYGLEKKLGQGEIFVLDMGEPIKIVDIARRMIRLAGYTPDQDVKIQIVGCRPGEKLFEELFDEAERRVTPPVPGVLGAVPTPVPLPVLRHAFGRLRHFAEQGDCEGLFGIIRGILPNFHAEKDPPGAAAELARVPAGSAAPHPDLVEIPPEIAALADALGAARAVVR, from the coding sequence ATGGTGGAGGACAAGCTGGCCGTTAGAGACCTGCCTCCAAACCTAATCGGCGCAGCAAATGGCGCAGCCAATCTCGATGGCGAAGTCGGTGCATTGGCCCGACCGGATCGGATCCGCGACGTCGTCGCGGGGCGGTTCAACCGCCTGAAGGAAAACCTCGCCTATCGGCGTGTCCGCTCGAGGGCCGCCACCATCGTCAAGTCCGTCCTCCGCAACAAGCGCCTCTATGTCATCGATCTCGCCCTCGCGGGGCTCGCCCTCGTCCTGGCGGTCGTCCTTCGGCTCGGGCCCTCCGAGGTCATCGCCACGCCGGAACAGGTGAAGGCGCTCGCGTTCATGACCATCGCCTTCGGCGTGATCTGCATCGTCACCTTTCCCGTCGCCGGTCTCTACAAGCGCAACTGGAAATATGCCTCCATCCTCGACTATCTGATCCTCGTCCGCGCGACGTTTGTCGCCTCGCTGATCCTGATGGCCTGCCTGTTCTTCTATTCGCGCCTGGCCTTCGTGCCGCGCTCGACGATCGCCATCGAGGTCATGACGCTGGTGTCGTTTCTGGCCGCGACGCGGCTCTGCTTCCGCCAGCAGGACCTGAAGAGCCTGCTGCCGTCGTTCCGAAGCGGCGCCGTCCTCGCCTCCGATGCCCAGGTTCCCGTCCTGCTCGTCGGCGCCGGCGACGAGGCGGATCTCTATCTCCGCGCCCTGCAGCGCGATCGCACCTCCTCCTATCTCCCCGTCGGGTTCCTCGACAGCGCGTCGGCCGAGGACGGAACGATGCTGCGGGGGGTGCCTGTTCTCGGCACGATGGAGGATTTCGAGGCGGTGCTGGCCGACCTCGAAACCCGTGGCCAACGCCCCCGGCATTTGATCTTCACCGCGCCGCTCTCCTCGCTCGATGCGGCCGCCGCCGAAAAGCTGATCGAGCGGGCGGATCGCCGGGGCCTGGCGGTATCGCGCCTCAATCCGGTGACAGAGCTGCGCAATCCGCGCCTCACGAACGAATTCGAGCTCAGGCCGATCGAGCTGACGGACCTGCTGGAGCGGCCGCAGATCGCCCTCGATACGGAAGCCATGCGCCGCTTCATCTACGGACGCAGCGTGCTGGTGACCGGGGCGGGCGGATCGATCGGCAGCGAGCTGACGCGGCAGGTCGCGGCGCTCGGCCCTTCGCGGCTCTTCGTCGTCGACAGCTGCGAGTTCAATCTCTACTCGATCGATCTGGAGCTGGCCGAACGCTTCCCCAACCTGCCGCGCGCGGCCCATCTCTGCGACGTCCGCGATCCGGCGCGCGTGAACGAGCTGTTCGGACGCCACCGTCCCGAGCTGGTGTTCCATGCGGCGGCGCTGAAGCATGTTCCCATGGTGGAGCTCAATCCGTGCGAGGGCGCGCTCACCAATGTCTGCGGGACGATGAACGTGGCGCAGGCGGCCAAGCGCTGGGGCGCGCTCGGCATGGTGCAGGTTTCCACCGACAAGGTCGTGAACTCGACCAGCGTCATGGGCGCGACCAAGCGGCTGGCGGAACTGTTCTGCCAGGCGCTCGATCTCGAGGGCATGCGGGAAGAGGGCTCGCCGCGCTTCATGACCGTGCGCTTCGGCAATGTGCTGGGCTCGAGCGGATCGCTGATCCCGCTCTTCAAGAACCAGCTGGCGCGCGGCGGCCCGCTCACGGTCACGCATCCCGAAATGAAGCGCTTCTTCATGACGATCCGAGAGGCGGTTGAACTGACGCTGCAGGCTTCCGCCTACGGGCTGGAGAAGAAGCTCGGGCAGGGCGAGATCTTCGTGCTCGACATGGGGGAGCCGATCAAGATCGTCGACATCGCCCGGCGCATGATCCGCCTCGCGGGCTACACGCCCGACCAGGACGTCAAGATCCAGATCGTCGGATGCCGGCCGGGCGAGAAGCTGTTCGAGGAGCTTTTCGACGAAGCCGAGCGGCGGGTGACGCCACCCGTGCCCGGCGTTCTCGGCGCCGTGCCGACGCCGGTGCCGCTGCCCGTGCTCCGCCATGCCTTCGGGCGGCTGCGCCATTTCGCCGAGCAGGGCGATTGCGAGGGCCTGTTCGGGATCATTCGCGGCATCCTGCCCAATTTCCACGCCGAGAAGGATCCGCCCGGCGCGGCGGCCGAGTTGGCGCGGGTGCCCGCGGGGAGCGCCGCTCCGCATCCCGATCTCGTCGAGATCCCGCCGGAAATCGCGGCGCTGGCCGACGCCCTTGGCGCCGCGCGAGCCGTGGTTCGATGA
- a CDS encoding sulfotransferase, producing the protein MKLQDIDFLIIGATKSATTWLQRSLQADPSVFMPDPELHYFSREFSRGEAWYLDQFRGAAAPNRIGEKSNSYLEERTAAERIAQLLPWARLVAQLRSPVERAYSDYCMMYRRGEVGRDVARYLDPRRPQDTRLLSAGFYGRQLAVYYDLFPAEQLLVTFYETIRTQPEEQLATVRAFLGLPVDATAQFVQRKVKDKTTPMLSPALRRLLGPVKPMVAPFRKSPLFRRMHSALAAEIVYSPLPDDLRERLIDYYAPDVEALGRLIGRDLSDWLRGGTGSLAGSQRNASVEPRQSDFVKTESTAGFT; encoded by the coding sequence ATGAAATTGCAGGACATCGATTTCCTCATCATCGGGGCCACCAAGAGCGCCACTACCTGGTTGCAGCGATCGCTGCAGGCCGACCCCTCCGTCTTCATGCCGGACCCGGAGCTGCACTATTTCAGCCGCGAGTTCAGTCGCGGGGAGGCGTGGTATCTCGACCAATTCCGCGGCGCGGCGGCGCCCAATCGGATCGGCGAAAAGTCGAATTCCTATCTCGAGGAGAGGACCGCCGCCGAACGCATCGCGCAATTGCTGCCCTGGGCGCGGCTGGTGGCCCAGCTGCGCTCCCCGGTCGAGCGCGCCTATTCGGACTATTGCATGATGTACCGGCGCGGCGAGGTCGGCCGCGACGTGGCGCGCTATCTCGATCCGCGCCGGCCGCAGGACACCCGCCTTCTGAGCGCCGGGTTCTATGGCCGTCAGCTCGCGGTCTACTACGACCTGTTTCCGGCCGAGCAGCTTCTCGTCACGTTCTACGAGACGATCCGGACGCAGCCGGAAGAACAACTCGCGACCGTCCGGGCCTTTCTCGGCCTTCCGGTCGACGCGACGGCGCAATTCGTCCAGCGCAAGGTGAAGGACAAGACGACGCCGATGCTGAGCCCGGCGCTGCGCCGCCTTCTCGGCCCGGTGAAGCCGATGGTGGCGCCGTTCCGCAAGTCGCCGCTGTTCCGTCGCATGCACTCCGCCTTGGCTGCGGAGATCGTTTACAGCCCGTTGCCTGATGATTTGCGCGAGCGCCTGATTGACTACTATGCGCCCGACGTCGAGGCGCTCGGCCGCCTGATCGGCCGCGACCTGTCGGATTGGCTGCGCGGCGGCACGGGGTCTCTGGCTGGATCGCAGCGAAACGCCTCGGTCGAACCACGCCAAAGTGACTTCGTAAAAACCGAATCCACGGCAGGGTTTACCTGA
- a CDS encoding glycosyltransferase family 4 protein, with amino-acid sequence MRADPIVVCFPFIGDEVGGSHISAIRLIEALNPSQVRPIVVLHVADGPVAAYVKQRGIPFVEAPLRARPGANGRGLRAIGPALGALAPLTRFLRQHGVAIVHTNDGRCHAIWALPARLAGARQLWHHRGDPDARGANWLAPLLAGHIVTVSHFSRPERPVRGVGHKLSVVHSPFDPPTDAGDRAGARARLIAELGCPSDTAFLGYFGLLIDRKRPLGFVEAVAAFVDRHPEIPVMGLLFGVPGREAPRLGEAVLGRASALGIEGRIRLMGYRQPVEPWMQAMDILLVPAVREPFGRTLIEAMFLGTPVVATRDGGNPEAIEHDVNGILVPLEQPEAFVEPIFRLLTDPDHRRRIVETARARAHATYNVETHVARLTAIYQALCRRAPETSPGAVRRTIP; translated from the coding sequence ATGCGCGCGGATCCCATCGTCGTCTGCTTTCCGTTCATCGGCGACGAGGTCGGCGGTAGCCACATCTCCGCGATCCGGCTGATCGAGGCGCTGAATCCGAGCCAGGTTCGGCCGATCGTCGTGCTGCACGTCGCGGATGGCCCGGTCGCCGCCTATGTGAAGCAGCGCGGCATTCCCTTCGTCGAAGCCCCGTTGCGCGCGCGGCCGGGAGCCAACGGGCGAGGGCTGCGGGCCATCGGTCCCGCGCTGGGCGCACTAGCCCCGCTGACGCGCTTCCTGCGGCAGCATGGCGTCGCCATCGTCCACACCAATGACGGGCGATGCCACGCCATCTGGGCCTTGCCGGCGCGGCTCGCCGGCGCTCGCCAGCTCTGGCATCATCGCGGTGATCCCGATGCACGCGGCGCGAACTGGCTGGCGCCGCTCCTGGCCGGCCACATCGTGACCGTCTCGCATTTCTCGCGGCCGGAGCGTCCGGTGCGCGGCGTCGGCCACAAGCTCTCGGTCGTGCACAGCCCCTTCGACCCGCCGACGGATGCCGGAGACCGGGCCGGCGCGCGGGCCAGGCTCATCGCCGAGCTCGGCTGCCCCTCTGACACGGCCTTCCTCGGCTATTTCGGGCTCCTGATCGACCGCAAGCGGCCGCTCGGCTTCGTCGAAGCCGTCGCGGCCTTCGTCGACCGCCATCCGGAAATTCCCGTCATGGGGCTGCTCTTCGGCGTGCCCGGCCGGGAAGCGCCTAGGCTCGGCGAGGCGGTGCTGGGGCGTGCGAGCGCGCTGGGCATCGAAGGGCGCATCCGCCTGATGGGCTACCGACAGCCGGTCGAGCCGTGGATGCAGGCGATGGACATATTGCTGGTGCCCGCCGTGCGCGAGCCCTTCGGCCGGACGCTGATCGAGGCGATGTTCCTGGGAACGCCGGTCGTCGCGACGCGGGATGGCGGCAATCCGGAAGCGATCGAGCACGACGTCAACGGCATCCTCGTCCCGCTGGAGCAGCCGGAGGCCTTCGTCGAGCCGATCTTCCGCCTGCTCACCGATCCCGACCATCGGCGCCGGATCGTCGAAACGGCCCGCGCCCGGGCCCATGCGACCTACAATGTCGAGACGCATGTCGCCCGGTTGACGGCGATCTATCAGGCGCTGTGCCGGCGGGCCCCCGAGACGTCGCCAGGTGCTGTCCGGAGAACGATCCCATGA
- a CDS encoding oligosaccharide flippase family protein, with protein sequence MRTRLFNIGHLLTGNLFGSLIGMLAFVVTARALGPTDYGILALTYSYTRAVERLVSFQSWQPLIKYGAELQGPEHRDDYRSLLKFGLFVDMSAATMAYLVSIGLALLFGPLLGIGDAALKQVLIYSTVLLFQINGLPTAVIRLAGRFRLVAYGTLVGGLVRLALCTIGLAMGADLLFFVIVWTVTQIVGALSLLFLAFVELRRQGVGDLLRAPLRGVTTRFKGLVSFTVGSNVELTVRSSANELDTLIVGMLADPTAAGLYHVAKRMGRLVLQLGVQVQAVLYPDVARLWARRALGEFRSTVLQMEILLIVFGLMLVALTFLGIRPLLYWTAGPQFAAAAPLAMVQMVAVAMLLSGGAVRTALLSMGRQPAVLKIVFVAAIAFQITAFSVIPLIGAMGANIAHVVMATVMLTGLIAVYRSALAKEALHPTIAAVDDSPGAPSGTVTARPA encoded by the coding sequence CTGCGCACGCGCCTGTTCAACATCGGCCATCTGCTGACCGGGAACCTGTTCGGCTCGCTCATCGGCATGCTGGCCTTCGTCGTCACCGCGCGCGCCCTCGGCCCGACCGACTACGGCATTCTTGCGCTGACCTACAGCTACACGCGGGCGGTCGAGCGGCTGGTCTCGTTCCAGTCCTGGCAGCCCCTGATCAAGTATGGCGCGGAGCTGCAGGGGCCTGAGCATCGCGACGACTACCGGTCGCTGCTCAAATTCGGCCTTTTCGTCGACATGTCGGCGGCGACGATGGCTTATCTGGTGTCGATCGGGCTGGCGCTGCTGTTCGGGCCGTTGCTCGGCATCGGCGACGCGGCGCTGAAGCAGGTCCTGATCTATTCGACGGTGCTGCTCTTCCAGATCAACGGCCTTCCGACCGCTGTGATCCGGCTGGCGGGGCGCTTCAGGCTCGTCGCCTACGGAACGCTGGTCGGCGGCCTCGTCCGGCTGGCCCTGTGCACGATCGGCCTGGCGATGGGCGCGGACCTGCTCTTCTTCGTCATCGTCTGGACGGTCACGCAGATCGTCGGGGCCCTTTCGCTTCTGTTCCTGGCCTTTGTCGAATTGCGCCGGCAGGGCGTCGGCGATCTCTTGCGGGCGCCGCTGCGCGGTGTGACGACGCGCTTCAAGGGGCTCGTGTCCTTCACGGTCGGCAGCAATGTCGAACTGACGGTGCGGTCGAGCGCCAACGAGCTCGACACGCTGATCGTCGGCATGCTCGCCGATCCGACCGCCGCCGGTCTCTACCATGTCGCCAAGCGCATGGGGCGGCTGGTGCTGCAGCTCGGCGTTCAGGTGCAGGCGGTGCTTTATCCCGACGTGGCGCGGCTCTGGGCCAGGCGCGCGCTCGGCGAGTTCCGCAGCACGGTCCTGCAGATGGAAATCCTGCTGATCGTCTTCGGGCTGATGCTGGTGGCGCTGACTTTCCTCGGCATCCGGCCGCTTCTCTATTGGACCGCGGGACCGCAATTCGCTGCCGCGGCGCCGCTGGCGATGGTGCAGATGGTCGCCGTCGCCATGCTGCTGAGCGGCGGCGCGGTGCGCACCGCGCTGCTCTCGATGGGGCGGCAGCCGGCGGTACTGAAGATCGTCTTCGTGGCGGCGATCGCCTTCCAGATCACGGCCTTCTCCGTGATCCCGCTGATCGGCGCCATGGGGGCGAACATCGCCCATGTCGTCATGGCGACCGTCATGCTGACAGGGCTGATCGCCGTCTACCGATCGGCCCTCGCGAAGGAGGCGCTGCATCCGACGATCGCGGCGGTCGACGACAGCCCCGGCGCGCCGAGCGGGACCGTGACGGCCAGACCCGCGTGA
- a CDS encoding HAD family hydrolase, producing the protein MPTPVLIVFDLDDTLYLERDFGRSGFAAAGEWLFRQVGVPGLGEVCVDLFEAGVRGRVFDEALVRLGLGPDPALLAQLVAIYRSHDPKIELAPDAVRYLARRDGSVPMALITDGPAATQQAKVRALGLEARLGCIVCTDTLGPGRGKPHPLGFERVEAWAPPGLPLAYVADNPLKDFVTPRARGWWTVQIERPERVHRVEAPNPAHEAHGRIASLDELDDCLERLLEAAGGPVRTFPTDTSGRIAVS; encoded by the coding sequence ATGCCGACACCGGTGCTGATCGTCTTCGATCTCGACGACACGCTCTATCTGGAGCGGGATTTTGGCCGCAGCGGTTTTGCGGCGGCCGGCGAGTGGCTTTTTCGGCAGGTCGGCGTGCCGGGACTTGGCGAGGTCTGCGTCGATCTCTTCGAGGCCGGGGTGAGGGGGCGCGTGTTCGACGAGGCCCTCGTTCGATTGGGTCTCGGCCCCGACCCGGCCCTGCTGGCGCAACTGGTGGCGATCTACCGGTCGCACGATCCCAAGATCGAGCTCGCGCCCGATGCCGTCCGCTATCTCGCGAGGCGGGATGGCTCCGTTCCCATGGCTCTGATCACCGACGGCCCGGCGGCGACGCAGCAGGCCAAGGTGCGGGCGCTCGGCCTCGAAGCCAGGCTCGGCTGTATCGTCTGCACCGATACGCTGGGGCCGGGGCGGGGCAAGCCGCATCCGCTCGGCTTCGAGAGGGTCGAGGCCTGGGCACCACCGGGCCTGCCGCTCGCCTATGTCGCCGACAATCCGCTGAAGGACTTCGTCACGCCCCGCGCGCGCGGTTGGTGGACCGTGCAGATCGAGCGTCCGGAGCGTGTCCATCGGGTCGAGGCGCCGAATCCTGCGCATGAAGCGCATGGCCGCATCGCCAGTCTCGACGAACTCGACGACTGCCTGGAACGCCTGCTGGAGGCTGCCGGCGGCCCCGTAAGGACTTTCCCGACTGATACCTCCGGCCGAATAGCTGTTTCGTAG
- a CDS encoding ATP-grasp domain-containing protein, translating into MKHLTLLISSAGRRVGLIDCFRQSAASMGVSLEVLACDLEPGLSAACNAADRAFAVPAYGDPAFVDALIDIVREHGVDLVVPTIDPELAPLAAAIDRFSALGARVHVSPSCVIEVARDKLRTAEVLEQAGVPVPWTRPFGNGHLMDGLSGWPAFLKPSAGSASRGIRIVEGPAELPEAVDEPMVLQQFLVGPEFTVNMFIDQGGVLRSAVAHRRLRVRAGEVEKGRTERDPIFRELAEGVARALPEARGVLCFQVILDAATGPRVFEINARFGGGYPLAHHAGAEYARWLLEEVAALPSTAHDDWRAGVLMLRYDAAIFEG; encoded by the coding sequence ATGAAGCATCTCACCCTCCTGATCTCCTCGGCCGGCCGGCGGGTCGGCCTGATCGATTGCTTCCGCCAGTCGGCGGCTTCGATGGGCGTCTCGCTGGAGGTTCTGGCCTGCGATCTGGAGCCGGGCCTGAGCGCCGCCTGCAACGCGGCCGACCGCGCCTTCGCCGTGCCCGCTTATGGCGATCCGGCCTTCGTCGACGCCCTGATCGACATCGTGCGCGAGCATGGCGTCGATCTGGTGGTGCCGACGATCGATCCGGAACTGGCGCCGCTCGCGGCGGCGATCGACCGGTTTTCGGCCCTCGGCGCCCGCGTCCATGTCAGCCCCTCCTGCGTCATCGAGGTGGCGCGCGACAAGCTCCGGACGGCCGAGGTTCTGGAGCAAGCCGGCGTGCCGGTGCCGTGGACCCGCCCGTTCGGGAACGGCCACCTCATGGATGGACTGTCAGGCTGGCCGGCCTTCCTGAAGCCGTCGGCCGGCAGCGCCAGCCGCGGCATCCGGATCGTCGAGGGGCCGGCCGAGCTACCGGAGGCCGTCGACGAACCCATGGTGCTGCAGCAGTTCCTCGTCGGGCCGGAATTCACGGTCAACATGTTCATCGATCAGGGCGGCGTCCTGCGCAGCGCCGTCGCCCATCGCCGATTGCGGGTGCGCGCCGGCGAGGTCGAGAAGGGCCGGACCGAGCGCGATCCGATCTTCCGCGAACTCGCCGAGGGCGTGGCGAGGGCCCTGCCCGAAGCGCGGGGCGTGCTCTGCTTCCAGGTCATCCTCGACGCGGCGACGGGGCCGCGCGTCTTCGAAATCAATGCCCGCTTCGGCGGCGGCTATCCGCTCGCCCATCACGCGGGCGCCGAATATGCGCGCTGGCTGCTCGAGGAAGTCGCCGCGCTGCCCTCGACCGCGCATGACGACTGGCGCGCCGGGGTGCTGATGCTGCGATACGACGCCGCGATCTTCGAGGGCTGA